A stretch of DNA from Aerosakkonema funiforme FACHB-1375:
CCTTGCGGTTAGTGGTTCGTGGTTTCTTCCCAGTCAAAGCTAACCACGAACCACATACTTTGATAACTAAAGTTTTAACCACACTTGATATTAGTTGTTGTAATTCAGCATTCAGGTTATGGAAAGAGTAAATGGCTGGGCAGAAGGTAAAATTAAATAGTTTAAAAATACTGCAACCGATTTGCAAGAAACTACCCTTTTTTCTCTTTCCTAGTTCCTAGTGTGCCGCTACTTTCTGGCCTGGAGATCCCACTGGCGCAGGTCCAATCAGGCGTTGCAATTCATCGGGTTTAGAAGTTTTGGACATAGCTGCATCGTAAGTAATCTTGCCTTCTTTGTATGCCCCAGCAAGTGCCATTTCCATTGTCACCATACCCAATTTACCGCCGGTTTGGATGGCCGAGTAAATTTGAGCAATTTTTCCTTCGCGGATCAAATTGGAAATCGCTGGCGTCCCGACGAGGATTTCTTGAACGCAGACTCGACCGCCGCCGATTTTGGGCACTAGGTTTTGAGAGCAAATACCGACGATCGCGTTAGACAGCTGCGATCGCACTTGGGGTTGTTGAATGGGAGGAAACACGTCCAGTATCCGGTCTATTGTCGCTGCTGCTGAGTTAGTGTGCAGCGTCCCAAGTACCATGTGACCGGTTTCAGCCGCCGAAATCGCTAGCCCAATAGTTTCCAAATCGCGCATTTCCCCTACTAGGATAACGTCCGGGTCTTGACGCAGGGCACCTTTAAGTGCGTTGGAAAAGCTCTTGGTGTCTTCTCCCTTTTGCCGTTGGTGAACCAAGCTCTTAATGTTCGGAAAAACGTATTCGATCGGGTCTTCTACTGTGAGAATATGTTCCGATCTCGTCCTGTTAATTAAATCGATCAGCGCCGCCATCGTAGTTGTTTTCCCAGAACCAGTTTGCCCTGTCACCAACAACATTCCGCGAGGTCTTTCCGTAAGTTCCCGCAGTACCATCGGCGTTCCCAGCTTATCGGCATCGGGTATTTTAGAAGACAAAGCTCGCAAGCAGGCAGCCCAGCAACCGCGTTCCCGGTAGACGTTGACACGAAAACGAGCTAACCCCTTGACCCCATAGGCGCAGTCCAGCTCCCAGTTTTGCTCCAAATCTTTGCGTTGGGAATTGTTTAACATACTGAATATCAGTTTCTGACAATCGTCTGAAGCCAAAACTTCACCGAATTGAGTTTGAGGGGTAAGTTTACCACTGATACGGAAGTATATCGGCGCTCCTGCTTGGATGTGCATATCCGAGCCGCCTTGCTCGATCAGAGACTCCATTACGTCTTCAATCATCATTTCCATCGGCATTGGGCTGTCTCCTTTAGGGTAATTATCAGCTGTTAGTTGTTAGTTGGGAGCCGTCATATTTTCTGAGAATTTCAGATTTAAAATTTCAAATTTTAGATTCAAATAAACTGGCAATCTGCAATTTGAAATTTTAAATTTGTCAAGGACTAATCAACAAAGCGAGGTGTCAGACAGTAAGGACACTCTAGCCATTCTGGTTGAGCTTCGGCATAACAAACGCGACAGGTAAGAGAACTCTTGCGTTTTGCTTTCAATTCTGCTTCTAGACCCGTGTCGGTGAAAGTGACCCGTTCCACTTCTTCAAACGTAGTAGCGCCATCGCGAACCAGCTGTAAGCTGTAAGCGAGTAATGTCACCATACCCTCTTCGACTGCGGCTTCTTTAATCCGTTCGGTGGGAGCGCCTTGGTTGATTAAGTTTTGCAACCGTTCTGTTACCTTCAGCACTTCATACACACCGCAACGACCTTTGTAGCCGACACCAGTACATTTCGGACACACAGTCCCAGCTTCGATCGCCGCCTTCCTTTGGTCTGACGGTAAGGTGTTTGCTTTGTAGAAAGTCACTTCCAGTTCGCGAGAAGCAGATAAACCAAACTTGGCGAGTTCTTCCGGTGTCGGTGTATAGGGAATGCGGCATTCGCTACAAACGCGCCGCATCAAGCGTTGAGCGCAGACACCCAGCAAAGCACCGGACACCATGAACGGTTCGACGCCCATTTCATCCAAGCGAGCGATCGCGCCAGCAGCGTCGTTAGTGTGCAGCGTCGTCAATACCAAGTGTCCCGTTAGCGCCGCTTCAATAGCTGTTTTTGCCGTTTCTTTATCTCGCGTCTCACCCACCAGAATCACATCTGGGTCTTGCCGCAAGAACGCCCGCAGGATGTTGGTGAAGTCTAAACCTTTTTCCCGGATTACCTGACACTGAGTAATCCCCCCTAAGGCGTATTCGATCGGGTCTTCAGCAGTACTGATGTTCACTCCCGGATCGTTGCGTTCTGCCAAAATAGAGTAAAGAGTGGTTGATTTACCCGAACCCGTTGGCCCTGTCACCAAGATCAACCCGAAGGGACGGCTGGCCATATCTCTGACCATTTGTAGCGTTTCCGGATTGGTGATTAACTTATCCAAACCCAGCTGGGTGGACGAGTTATCCAGAATCCGCAATACGATTTTCTCGCCGTAACGAGAAGGCAGACAGTTGACCCGGAAGTCTACCGTGCGTCCCTGGAACACCCGCCGAATCCGACCGTCTTGAGCTTGACGGCGTTCTGCCACATCCATGTTGGCAATAATTTTGAAGCGAGAAGTGATTGCTGGTATGACCTTCTTCGGTAGGGGTGGAAAAGGTTCTTGCAGCACCCCATCTTTACGCATCCGAATGCGGAGAAACTCTTCTTGAGGTTCCACATGGATGTCGGATACCCCATCAGTTAAAGCTTTGGCTAAGATTTTGTTGACTGTTTTGACAATAGGAGCTGACTCTGCTTCACCCAAAGCCGCATCCAAGTCCATGTCTGCGTCGATGGGAGCATCGTCGATATCGACACTCTCGAATTCTCCTTCATTTACAGATAATTCTTTTTCGCGGTCTTCAGCCGCACGCTTGGCTAACTTTTGAGCTTGTTCGTCCAAGTACTGCGTTATCAGCTGCTCGTAGTCTTCGCGGGTAATAACCATCCGCTGTAAACCCAGACCTTGAGGTCGCAGGATGCGGTTAAGATCGTCGAGCGCTTCTAGGTCGTCGGGATTGACCATTGCCACCAAAACGCTGGGTGGAGTCGTTTCGTTCTTCGAGAGGGGTACTAAGCGATAGCGACGGCAGATATCGATCGGTATTAAAGTATCGATCAATTCTCCCAGATTATTGGCTTGGATTTGAGTGATTTCCGGATCTAAGCATTCAACCCCGAAAAGGATTTTTAGTTCAAATAGCTGTTGTTTTTTGTATTGACGCAGTAACTCTGGCGGTAACTGTCGCCCCGTGATTGATTCTAGTACTTCCGTTAGCGGCCTGCCTGACTGGCGACTTTCAATCATCGCCTTCTTCATATCGTCAGGATTGATATAGCCAGACTGAATTAGCTTGTTGCCGAAAGGCGAGAAATTCAGCGCAATCAGGCTGGTGCTGCGTCGCGGCGATGATGAGGAGTTAGTCATATCCGATCCAGAAGCTCTCCTTATAAAGTATTCCCAAAATTTTTTGGCAAAATTGCATTACTGGGCAATATTTGCGGCTCAATGAGGGTCAGTAGACTTTTCTTGTACAAATTACAGCTTGGTAAGCATAGATTTTTTGGTACGGTTGTCATAGGAGGCCGATCTAGAAAAATTGACCGAACAAATGCACCCAAGCGTATGCCCGGAACTCGAACACTCAGGATTGGTCTTCCTTTGGATGGTTTATACAAGGTCGTCTATGGCCTCAACAGCATTTGAGGATGCCCGGTTTGGGCGGCAGGGTCTGCGAGAAGCTGTGGGCTCGACTGCCCAAAGACAGAAAAACTTTTCGTTTTTCGTCTGTATTTCAAGATGATAGCCTTTACAGAAATAGGCTGGGTAGTCTGTAACCCCCTAAGTACTTTCTTTAGTAGGATGAACGACCGCTCGAACCGATGTAACCTCTTCACAAGATTTGGTTTCAGGCAAAGAACGGATTAATTCTCGCAGCACATCACTTTGACAGCGTTGGGTTTGCTGGCAGTACTGCCGCAGTCTTTCCTTCTCGTCGGGGCTGGCTTGAAAGTTAATCCAAACACCGTTTTTTCGCGGCATCGCTTGGTAGTCACTAAGTTGCTACCATAAATGCTATCAGAATTTTGGATGGCAGCCATTTGGTAAAAATACCCGATTTTAGGCTCATAACTTGCTCAATCTAGATTTGGCAGTGGAAATAAGTTAAAAACAAATTGGCATAAGCTATCGTGCGCCTCAAAAGGATAAAGTAAAGTTAAGGGGGGAGCTAGCGCTTTCTTTATACGAACTGGGTCGCTCTCGCTAGCAGTCTCTTAACCGGGAAAAGTAAACGATGATTGACGAAGTTAAGCAGACAGATAAAACTGAAAACCCAACTCGGGATACTCCAGAGGAAATCTTAAGCGACAGTGCTACCGCAAAGATGGACTCGCAGGCAAAACCTGGGCTAAACTCTGAAGAAGTTGCTATTGAGGAAAATATCCTCTCAGAGGTAGAAGCAGAAGCAGATACCTACGATAGAGAGGAAA
This window harbors:
- a CDS encoding type IV pilus twitching motility protein PilT → MEMMIEDVMESLIEQGGSDMHIQAGAPIYFRISGKLTPQTQFGEVLASDDCQKLIFSMLNNSQRKDLEQNWELDCAYGVKGLARFRVNVYRERGCWAACLRALSSKIPDADKLGTPMVLRELTERPRGMLLVTGQTGSGKTTTMAALIDLINRTRSEHILTVEDPIEYVFPNIKSLVHQRQKGEDTKSFSNALKGALRQDPDVILVGEMRDLETIGLAISAAETGHMVLGTLHTNSAAATIDRILDVFPPIQQPQVRSQLSNAIVGICSQNLVPKIGGGRVCVQEILVGTPAISNLIREGKIAQIYSAIQTGGKLGMVTMEMALAGAYKEGKITYDAAMSKTSKPDELQRLIGPAPVGSPGQKVAAH
- a CDS encoding GspE/PulE family protein, which gives rise to MTNSSSSPRRSTSLIALNFSPFGNKLIQSGYINPDDMKKAMIESRQSGRPLTEVLESITGRQLPPELLRQYKKQQLFELKILFGVECLDPEITQIQANNLGELIDTLIPIDICRRYRLVPLSKNETTPPSVLVAMVNPDDLEALDDLNRILRPQGLGLQRMVITREDYEQLITQYLDEQAQKLAKRAAEDREKELSVNEGEFESVDIDDAPIDADMDLDAALGEAESAPIVKTVNKILAKALTDGVSDIHVEPQEEFLRIRMRKDGVLQEPFPPLPKKVIPAITSRFKIIANMDVAERRQAQDGRIRRVFQGRTVDFRVNCLPSRYGEKIVLRILDNSSTQLGLDKLITNPETLQMVRDMASRPFGLILVTGPTGSGKSTTLYSILAERNDPGVNISTAEDPIEYALGGITQCQVIREKGLDFTNILRAFLRQDPDVILVGETRDKETAKTAIEAALTGHLVLTTLHTNDAAGAIARLDEMGVEPFMVSGALLGVCAQRLMRRVCSECRIPYTPTPEELAKFGLSASRELEVTFYKANTLPSDQRKAAIEAGTVCPKCTGVGYKGRCGVYEVLKVTERLQNLINQGAPTERIKEAAVEEGMVTLLAYSLQLVRDGATTFEEVERVTFTDTGLEAELKAKRKSSLTCRVCYAEAQPEWLECPYCLTPRFVD